In the Victivallis sp. Marseille-Q1083 genome, one interval contains:
- the rplU gene encoding 50S ribosomal protein L21 translates to MYAIIKTGGKQYKVKAEDCLDIERLTGEAGSKVTFAEVLAVGEENGALNVGTPTVSGAQVEAEIVDQFRGKKVVAFKMKRRKGYRKTRGHRQELTRVRIVAINA, encoded by the coding sequence ATGTACGCAATCATCAAGACTGGCGGCAAACAGTACAAAGTGAAAGCCGAAGACTGTTTGGATATTGAACGTTTGACCGGCGAAGCCGGCAGCAAAGTGACTTTCGCCGAGGTATTGGCCGTCGGCGAGGAAAACGGTGCGCTGAACGTCGGCACCCCGACGGTGAGCGGCGCCCAGGTCGAAGCGGAAATCGTCGACCAGTTCCGCGGCAAAAAAGTCGTCGCGTTCAAAATGAAACGCCGCAAGGGCTATCGCAAGACCCGCGGTCACCGGCAGGAGCTTACCCGCGTCCGGATTGTGGCGATCAACGCGTAA
- a CDS encoding pseudouridine synthase, whose translation MSDSGEKIYLAKFLSVNGAASRRRAAELVRAGRVAVNGVTVDNPADPVPPAAEVRLDGRVVAPLGRRHYVMLNKPRGYVCTNEDIHAARKALDLIALPGVRLVSAGRLDKESDGLLLFSDDGDFIYRVAHPKFEILKVYEVATGRPLPDRALRRLRGGIVDAGEFLQPHSLEPVGPAVYRVVLNEGRKREIRRLIAAAGGKVVRLTRLSVGHLTLGGLPAGCWRELSSREVEEALRPGLPELGRSDRVAES comes from the coding sequence ATGAGCGATTCCGGCGAAAAAATTTATCTGGCCAAGTTTTTGAGCGTCAACGGCGCCGCTTCGCGGCGGCGGGCGGCGGAACTGGTCCGGGCCGGCCGGGTGGCGGTCAACGGCGTAACGGTCGACAATCCGGCCGATCCGGTGCCGCCGGCGGCGGAAGTCAGGCTGGACGGCCGGGTGGTGGCGCCGCTGGGGCGCCGGCATTACGTCATGCTCAACAAGCCGCGCGGTTATGTCTGCACCAATGAGGACATTCACGCTGCGCGCAAGGCGCTGGATTTGATCGCGCTGCCGGGGGTGCGGCTGGTGTCGGCCGGCCGGCTGGACAAGGAGAGCGACGGACTGCTGCTGTTTTCCGATGACGGAGACTTCATTTACCGGGTTGCTCATCCGAAGTTTGAAATTCTGAAAGTGTATGAGGTCGCCACCGGCCGCCCGCTGCCGGACCGGGCGCTGCGGCGGTTGCGGGGCGGCATCGTCGATGCCGGCGAATTTTTGCAGCCGCATTCCCTCGAACCGGTCGGTCCGGCGGTTTATCGGGTGGTGCTGAACGAAGGTCGCAAGCGGGAAATCCGCCGGCTGATTGCCGCCGCCGGCGGCAAAGTCGTCCGGCTGACCCGGTTGAGTGTCGGACATCTGACGCTGGGAGGGCTGCCGGCCGGATGCTGGCGGGAACTTTCGAGCCGGGAAGTGGAGGAGGCGCTCCGCCCGGGTTTGCCGGAACTCGGTCGTTCTGACCGGGTTGCGGAATCGTAA
- the rsmI gene encoding 16S rRNA (cytidine(1402)-2'-O)-methyltransferase yields the protein MNKHDDGRLFLVSTPIGNLEDITLRALNVLREADLIAAEDTRHTRRLLTHFDIHSRLTSFHAFNEHGKCDALLDEVAAGARVALVSDAGTPGIADPGFLLVREARKRNVPVTVVPGVSALTFAAVASGLPIDRLAFYGFPPVKSGRRRKFFERVAAEDKTVFLYESPFRISSALAEIVACGGERRLIALVREATKLHEEVIYGPAGEIQARTAERNWKGEFVIGVAAIDAGDEDSVEYLGETDGK from the coding sequence ATGAACAAACACGATGACGGCCGGCTATTTCTGGTCAGCACGCCGATCGGCAATCTCGAAGACATCACGCTGCGCGCTCTGAACGTGCTGCGCGAAGCGGACCTGATTGCCGCCGAAGACACCAGACATACGCGCCGGCTTCTGACGCATTTCGACATCCACAGCCGCCTGACCAGCTTTCACGCGTTCAATGAACACGGCAAATGCGACGCCCTGCTGGATGAAGTCGCGGCCGGCGCCAGGGTGGCGCTGGTTTCCGACGCCGGGACGCCGGGAATCGCCGATCCCGGCTTTCTGCTGGTGCGCGAGGCGCGAAAACGGAATGTGCCGGTGACGGTAGTGCCGGGGGTTTCGGCCTTGACCTTCGCCGCCGTCGCCTCCGGCTTGCCGATCGACCGGCTGGCGTTTTACGGTTTTCCGCCGGTCAAATCCGGACGGAGAAGAAAATTTTTCGAGCGGGTGGCCGCCGAAGACAAAACGGTGTTTCTCTATGAATCTCCGTTTCGCATTTCAAGCGCCCTGGCGGAAATCGTCGCCTGCGGCGGCGAGCGGCGGCTGATCGCCCTGGTCAGGGAAGCGACCAAATTGCACGAGGAGGTCATTTACGGTCCGGCCGGAGAGATCCAGGCCCGGACGGCGGAACGCAACTGGAAAGGCGAATTCGTCATCGGCGTCGCCGCAATCGACGCCGGCGACGAAGATTCGGTGGAATACTTGGGAGAAACAGATGGCAAATGA
- the tsaA gene encoding tRNA (N6-threonylcarbamoyladenosine(37)-N6)-methyltransferase TrmO: MAGSFTFRPVGVLHCDRKYRFEAPRQAVFAAGSGWVELDEHCNYEAALADLAGFERIWLIYVFHLNGNWRPKVKPPVAPPGRKVGVFATRAPYRPNPIGISAVELEKVEGRRLFIRNFDLLDGTPVLDIKPYIPAVDAFAGAACGWLEEADRRRYDVILTAGFRSTADWLLEHGGPDLANFCRVQLAFSPLDRRRKRLSCEHLPAGQWEIGCRTWRIRFALDEEAQRIEVLQVTSNYTAEELEPAADDRYCDKALHRAFRRVFGIRPAGIAGPDAEFVQ; this comes from the coding sequence TTGGCCGGTTCGTTCACGTTCCGGCCGGTCGGCGTGCTGCATTGTGACCGGAAATACCGCTTTGAAGCGCCGCGTCAGGCCGTTTTCGCCGCCGGAAGCGGCTGGGTCGAATTGGACGAGCATTGCAATTACGAGGCGGCATTGGCCGATCTGGCCGGCTTTGAACGGATCTGGCTGATCTATGTGTTTCATTTGAACGGCAACTGGAGGCCGAAGGTCAAGCCGCCGGTGGCGCCGCCGGGCCGTAAAGTCGGCGTGTTCGCCACCCGGGCGCCTTACCGGCCGAATCCGATCGGCATCAGCGCCGTCGAGTTGGAAAAAGTGGAGGGCCGGCGGTTGTTCATCCGCAATTTCGATTTGCTGGACGGGACGCCGGTTCTGGATATCAAGCCATATATTCCGGCCGTCGATGCCTTTGCCGGGGCCGCCTGCGGCTGGCTGGAAGAGGCGGACCGGCGGCGTTACGACGTGATATTGACCGCCGGATTCCGGAGCACCGCCGACTGGCTGTTGGAGCACGGCGGACCGGATCTGGCGAACTTCTGCCGGGTCCAGCTTGCCTTTTCGCCGCTGGACCGGCGGCGAAAACGGTTGTCGTGCGAACATTTGCCGGCGGGACAGTGGGAGATCGGCTGCCGGACCTGGCGGATCCGCTTCGCTCTGGACGAGGAAGCGCAACGGATCGAAGTGCTGCAGGTCACTTCCAATTATACCGCCGAAGAGTTGGAACCGGCTGCCGATGACCGCTATTGCGACAAAGCGCTGCACCGGGCGTTCCGGCGGGTTTTCGGCATCCGTCCGGCCGGAATAGCCGGGCCGGACGCTGAATTTGTTCAATAA
- the zwf gene encoding glucose-6-phosphate dehydrogenase gives MENGNYWRGNFCLEVSPTPDILVIFGASGDLARRKLLPAIYNLFRRELLHGDSHIVGCARHDYDTASFRELLRGVLPPAEPEQLEAFLQRIHYLRGDYGDPESYRQLGAKLEELGKLDAAMPLNYTFYLATPSSLYLTIVPQLSAAGLLKEDFEGTPWRHVVMEKPFGRDTASAQELDLELHRYLKERQIYRIDHYLGKETVQNILMLRFANIIFEPIWNQHYIAKVEITAAEEIGIGRRAGYFESAGLLRDMFQNHMLEMLSMVAMEMPGEFSADAIRDEKLKLIRAIRPFPQKNLETVLVRGQYAAAGDLAGYRQEEGVAAGSTTETFVAAKLLIDNWRWRGVPFFLRSGKRLKRRLSEIAITFKAVPHSIFQPIRAQDMTPDTLVLSVQPEEGMSLTIQAKQPGPKLCMGGLMMHFNYAELAGGESFEAYERLLLDAMLGDQTLFIRSDIIAASWRLFTPVLEAWRNPECCPLELYPAGSSGPSGADRLTEWREL, from the coding sequence ATGGAAAACGGCAATTACTGGCGTGGCAATTTCTGTCTGGAGGTCAGCCCGACGCCGGATATCCTGGTGATTTTCGGTGCTTCCGGCGATCTGGCCAGGCGGAAGCTGCTGCCGGCGATTTACAATTTGTTTCGCCGCGAGCTGCTGCATGGGGATTCCCACATTGTCGGCTGCGCCCGGCACGATTACGACACGGCCTCGTTCCGTGAACTGCTGCGCGGCGTGTTGCCGCCGGCGGAGCCGGAACAATTGGAGGCATTCCTGCAGCGGATTCATTACCTGCGCGGCGATTACGGTGATCCGGAGTCGTATCGGCAACTGGGGGCGAAGCTGGAGGAACTCGGCAAGCTGGATGCGGCGATGCCGCTGAATTACACCTTTTATCTGGCGACGCCGTCGAGCCTTTATCTGACGATCGTGCCGCAGCTGTCGGCCGCCGGTCTGCTGAAAGAGGATTTCGAGGGGACGCCGTGGCGCCATGTCGTCATGGAGAAGCCGTTCGGCCGGGATACCGCTTCGGCGCAGGAATTGGATTTGGAACTGCACCGCTATTTGAAAGAGCGGCAGATTTACCGGATCGACCATTATCTCGGCAAGGAGACGGTGCAGAATATCCTGATGCTGCGGTTTGCCAACATCATTTTCGAACCGATCTGGAACCAGCATTACATCGCCAAAGTGGAGATCACTGCCGCCGAGGAGATCGGCATCGGCCGCCGGGCCGGTTATTTCGAATCGGCCGGCCTGCTGCGCGACATGTTCCAGAATCACATGCTGGAAATGCTGTCGATGGTGGCGATGGAGATGCCCGGGGAGTTCTCGGCGGATGCGATTCGCGATGAAAAATTGAAACTGATCCGGGCGATCCGGCCGTTTCCGCAGAAGAATCTGGAAACGGTACTGGTGCGGGGGCAGTATGCCGCGGCCGGCGACTTGGCCGGTTACCGCCAGGAGGAGGGGGTCGCGGCCGGCTCGACGACCGAAACGTTCGTGGCGGCCAAGTTGCTGATCGACAACTGGCGTTGGCGCGGCGTGCCGTTTTTCCTGCGTTCCGGCAAACGGCTGAAACGGCGTCTCAGCGAAATCGCCATCACCTTCAAAGCGGTTCCGCATTCGATTTTCCAGCCGATCCGGGCGCAGGACATGACGCCGGATACGCTGGTTTTGAGCGTGCAGCCGGAAGAGGGCATGTCGCTGACCATCCAGGCCAAACAACCCGGTCCGAAATTGTGCATGGGCGGTTTGATGATGCACTTCAATTATGCCGAACTGGCCGGCGGGGAAAGCTTCGAAGCGTATGAACGGTTGTTGCTCGACGCGATGCTCGGCGACCAGACTTTGTTCATCCGCAGCGACATCATTGCCGCCAGTTGGAGGTTGTTCACGCCGGTTCTGGAAGCCTGGCGGAATCCGGAATGTTGTCCGCTGGAGCTTTATCCGGCCGGTTCGTCCGGTCCGTCCGGCGCCGATCGGCTGACCGAATGGCGGGAGTTGTAA
- a CDS encoding peroxiredoxin produces MAMVTKLAPDFTADAVMPDNTFAKISLSDYRGKYVVLFFYPMDFTFVCPTELIAFDRQFEAFKKLNAEVIAVSVDSVYSHFAWKSMEPKEGGIGNVKYPIVGDISKKISRDYDVLLDDSVALRGLFLIDKGGVIRHQVVNDLPLGRNIGEALRMVEALRFFEEHGDVCPANWQQGEDGVVADARGIADYLAKH; encoded by the coding sequence ATGGCTATGGTGACGAAACTGGCGCCGGATTTCACGGCGGATGCGGTTATGCCGGACAATACGTTTGCGAAAATCAGTCTGAGCGATTATCGCGGCAAATACGTCGTGTTGTTTTTCTATCCGATGGACTTCACTTTTGTCTGTCCGACTGAACTGATTGCCTTCGACCGGCAGTTCGAAGCGTTTAAAAAATTGAATGCCGAAGTGATTGCCGTATCGGTGGATTCGGTTTATTCGCACTTCGCCTGGAAGTCGATGGAGCCGAAAGAGGGCGGTATCGGCAATGTCAAATATCCGATCGTCGGCGACATCAGCAAAAAGATTTCCCGGGATTATGACGTGCTGCTCGATGATTCGGTCGCGCTGCGCGGGTTGTTCCTGATCGACAAGGGCGGGGTGATCCGTCATCAGGTGGTCAACGATCTGCCGCTGGGCCGCAATATCGGCGAGGCGCTGCGGATGGTGGAAGCCCTGCGGTTCTTTGAAGAGCACGGCGATGTCTGTCCGGCCAACTGGCAGCAGGGCGAAGACGGCGTCGTGGCCGATGCCCGGGGTATCGCCGACTATCTGGCCAAGCATTGA
- a CDS encoding ABC transporter ATP-binding protein: MAEVILENVWKIYEDDGYQAVKGVSLDIRDREFMVLVGPSGCGKSTTLRMIAGLEDICRGTIRIGDTVVNDIPPKQRDIAMVFQNYALYPHMSVFDNMAFGLKLRKFPKAEIQKRVMEAARILGLEPYLDRRPKALSGGQRQRVAVGRAIVRKPKAFLFDEPLSNLDAKMRVQMRIEISKLHHQLESTMIYVTHDQTEAMTMGDRICVMKDGVIQQVADPLTLYSRPANQFVGGFIGTPPMNFFNGRLEQSGERLCFASEGMTFTLPEAWKDKAAKAAGPDVVFGIRPENLVIADDGMAAVIEVRELMGAETYLHLRLGGHTFVARVAPETGFHAGDTVKFRFDTAKAHLFEQESGRAL; encoded by the coding sequence ATGGCGGAAGTGATTCTTGAAAATGTGTGGAAAATTTACGAGGACGACGGTTACCAGGCGGTCAAGGGCGTCTCGTTGGATATTCGTGACCGGGAATTCATGGTGCTGGTCGGACCGTCCGGCTGCGGCAAGTCGACGACGCTCCGGATGATTGCCGGCCTGGAGGATATTTGCCGGGGGACGATCCGGATCGGTGATACGGTGGTCAACGACATTCCGCCGAAGCAGCGGGATATTGCGATGGTGTTCCAGAATTACGCGCTTTATCCGCACATGTCGGTTTTCGACAATATGGCGTTCGGTCTGAAACTGCGCAAGTTCCCCAAGGCGGAGATTCAGAAGCGGGTGATGGAAGCGGCCCGGATTCTCGGTCTGGAGCCATATCTGGACCGGCGGCCGAAAGCGCTTTCCGGCGGTCAGCGGCAGCGGGTGGCGGTCGGCCGGGCGATCGTCCGCAAGCCGAAAGCGTTCCTGTTCGACGAGCCGCTGTCGAATCTCGACGCCAAGATGCGCGTTCAGATGCGCATCGAGATCAGCAAGCTCCACCACCAGTTGGAGAGTACGATGATCTACGTTACCCACGACCAGACCGAAGCGATGACGATGGGCGACCGGATCTGCGTGATGAAAGACGGCGTCATTCAGCAGGTGGCCGATCCGTTGACCCTCTACAGCCGGCCGGCCAACCAGTTTGTCGGCGGCTTTATCGGCACGCCGCCGATGAATTTTTTCAACGGCCGGCTGGAACAGAGCGGCGAACGGCTCTGTTTCGCTTCCGAGGGAATGACTTTCACTTTGCCGGAAGCCTGGAAGGACAAGGCGGCCAAAGCGGCGGGGCCGGACGTGGTGTTCGGCATTCGGCCGGAGAATCTGGTGATTGCCGATGACGGCATGGCGGCGGTCATCGAGGTGCGGGAACTGATGGGGGCGGAAACCTATCTGCATCTGCGGCTCGGCGGGCATACCTTTGTGGCGCGGGTGGCGCCGGAGACCGGTTTCCATGCCGGGGACACGGTGAAATTCCGGTTCGATACCGCCAAAGCGCATCTGTTTGAACAGGAGAGCGGCCGCGCCCTGTGA
- a CDS encoding carbohydrate ABC transporter permease, with translation MNVKLKKGLNLFFLNLVLGGLALTLVLPFTWMILTSLKSLPETGLDTWLPKVLLWSNYPDVFSMEGIQFGRWYWNSILVAAWTTFLQVFTSSLAAFSFSRLHWKGRDKVFLLYLGTMMLPGLVMMIPNYQIMISLGLVDTYTGLILPAAFTAFGTFLMRQFMLSIPKSLDEAAEIDGASKWQLYWNVILPLSRPAIITLSIFTFIGTYNALFWPLVMIKNPEKYTLPIGLLAFDGTQGQVTNLLMAAVTMSVVPMILIFVFMQKQLVKGIMLGGVKG, from the coding sequence ATGAATGTCAAACTCAAAAAAGGCTTGAATCTGTTTTTTCTCAATCTGGTGCTGGGCGGGTTGGCGCTGACGCTGGTGCTGCCGTTCACCTGGATGATCCTGACCAGCCTGAAATCGCTGCCGGAAACCGGCCTGGATACCTGGTTGCCGAAGGTGTTGCTGTGGAGCAATTATCCGGATGTTTTCTCGATGGAGGGCATCCAGTTCGGCCGCTGGTACTGGAACAGTATTCTGGTGGCCGCCTGGACGACTTTCCTGCAGGTATTCACCTCCAGCTTGGCGGCGTTCAGCTTCTCGCGGCTGCATTGGAAAGGGCGCGATAAAGTATTTCTGCTGTATCTGGGGACGATGATGCTGCCGGGGCTGGTGATGATGATTCCGAACTACCAGATCATGATTTCGCTCGGCTTGGTCGATACCTACACCGGTCTGATTCTGCCGGCGGCCTTCACCGCGTTCGGCACTTTCCTGATGCGGCAGTTCATGCTCAGCATTCCGAAATCGCTGGACGAGGCGGCCGAAATCGACGGCGCCAGCAAGTGGCAGCTCTATTGGAACGTCATCCTGCCGCTGTCGCGTCCGGCGATCATCACGTTGTCGATCTTCACCTTTATCGGCACCTATAATGCGTTGTTCTGGCCGTTGGTGATGATCAAGAATCCGGAGAAATACACTTTGCCGATCGGACTGCTGGCATTCGACGGCACCCAGGGGCAGGTGACCAATTTGTTGATGGCGGCGGTGACGATGAGCGTCGTGCCGATGATTTTAATTTTCGTATTCATGCAGAAGCAACTGGTCAAAGGCATTATGCTCGGCGGTGTAAAGGGGTGA
- a CDS encoding carbohydrate ABC transporter permease has protein sequence MKWGMRRKEWRELGIGTAFILPNLLGFLVFSAIPLVISIIMAFTNWNLEIHNMFQNASVKFVWFDNFLELFSEPDFYQYLWNTLFLMIGIPFGMAGSLFAALLLNCDFKSGSRRIWLIVLLTFVLTAACLVLVAFGMGKSALFILLLSLFGTILVAGTAVGQGLYRTLFYFPCFTSGVATFILWKKMYSPDTGPINGALQPVLDAVSPVFAGLSDGAANAVSLVLLAGVVLLTVYGFRRKIRLWKDGEAGTVSLVLGLAVLTVPPVLACCWTDYGCRWVVFGIVAAGGWCCAAAAVARGREYRTALDRGIGDSMLLDGISMIVGLTLIGFALVVLQLPADARAGLNAPKWLVDFYWAKPALLLMGFWAAIGSNNMLLYLAGLTGIPQELYEAADIDGAGRWQRFWNITWPQLSGVTFFIFVMSVIGGLQGGFEMARAMTAGGPAGATTTLSYYIYTAGFDVGRLGYASAISWMLFALIFVVTLFNWKFGNRYSND, from the coding sequence ATGAAGTGGGGGATGCGAAGGAAAGAGTGGCGTGAACTCGGAATCGGAACGGCGTTTATCCTGCCGAATCTGCTCGGTTTTCTGGTGTTCAGCGCCATCCCGCTGGTCATCAGCATAATCATGGCTTTCACCAACTGGAATCTGGAGATTCACAATATGTTCCAGAACGCTTCGGTGAAATTCGTCTGGTTCGACAACTTTCTGGAGTTGTTTTCCGAACCGGATTTTTACCAGTATCTCTGGAATACGCTCTTTCTGATGATCGGCATTCCCTTCGGCATGGCCGGCAGCCTGTTTGCCGCCTTGCTGTTGAACTGCGATTTCAAATCCGGTTCGCGCCGGATCTGGCTGATCGTGCTGCTGACTTTCGTCCTCACCGCCGCCTGTCTGGTGCTGGTCGCCTTCGGCATGGGCAAAAGTGCGCTGTTCATCCTGCTGCTGTCGCTGTTCGGCACCATCCTGGTGGCCGGCACCGCGGTCGGGCAGGGGTTGTACCGGACTTTGTTCTACTTTCCCTGTTTCACCAGCGGCGTGGCCACATTCATCCTCTGGAAAAAGATGTACAGTCCGGATACCGGTCCGATCAACGGCGCATTGCAGCCGGTGCTGGATGCGGTCAGCCCGGTTTTTGCCGGGTTGTCCGACGGCGCGGCCAATGCGGTCAGCCTGGTGCTGCTCGCCGGCGTCGTTCTGCTGACGGTCTACGGTTTCCGGCGTAAAATCCGGTTGTGGAAGGATGGCGAGGCCGGTACGGTCAGTCTGGTATTGGGATTGGCGGTCCTGACCGTGCCGCCGGTGCTGGCTTGCTGCTGGACCGATTACGGCTGTCGCTGGGTGGTCTTCGGCATCGTCGCCGCCGGCGGCTGGTGCTGCGCCGCGGCAGCGGTAGCGCGGGGACGGGAATATCGTACCGCGCTGGACCGCGGCATCGGTGATTCGATGCTGCTGGACGGCATTTCGATGATCGTTGGACTGACTTTGATCGGCTTCGCGCTGGTCGTGCTGCAGTTGCCGGCCGACGCCCGGGCCGGTTTGAATGCGCCGAAATGGCTGGTGGATTTTTACTGGGCGAAACCGGCCCTGCTGCTGATGGGCTTCTGGGCGGCGATCGGCTCGAACAACATGTTGCTTTATCTGGCCGGCTTGACTGGCATTCCGCAGGAGCTCTACGAAGCGGCGGACATCGACGGCGCCGGCCGCTGGCAGCGCTTCTGGAATATCACCTGGCCGCAGCTCTCCGGCGTCACCTTCTTCATCTTCGTCATGTCGGTGATCGGCGGTCTGCAGGGCGGTTTTGAGATGGCCAGGGCGATGACCGCCGGCGGGCCGGCCGGCGCGACGACGACGCTGAGCTATTACATTTACACCGCCGGTTTCGATGTCGGGCGGCTGGGATATGCCTCGGCGATCTCCTGGATGCTGTTCGCTTTGATTTTCGTGGTGACGCTCTTCAACTGGAAATTCGGCAACCGCTACAGCAATGATTGA
- a CDS encoding ABC transporter substrate-binding protein: protein MNSQKIFLLILALLIFASIVTALHTGERDRDGVAISWATDPNEQRYDQRDIFYQWQLANGIVDEAGKPKIRLHLDTATNQSMLIQLVSGVGSDVFDVYGIRTYQPFGVMQPFTEEAKRNGFSLADTYPGLEDELMAGGEQYAYPFNVANISFWINVDAFERVGMAPPGLEWTPEEFERIGAEFVIRANAGKKRQEVFFTNAAVPNMQLDVIARSKGVDRYNETLTAATLTDPWHVAALEMLKRWTYEDVWSFRDAEGEPLDFDRLVPGYRPEIPLRLSPSPSDVQSMSSSSGYGGNDLSQFCIGNYATVYFGRHLLIRLRGLPEEERPRLAIAQHPMYEFPNTIIYSRAAGLYKGGRNQEAAKTFLKYIASREYNEYILLGGDGLPSNPAYSLADPNFGHPERFPNEGDTTRQSTIWAKEVGFIQPVSPYIKGVTIDWMKTAYEKYCNDRSPSALAALAEAEERYARDIQTNIAANPELKKQYEADVELQKRVDDYKAAGKKLPAAWIKNSFLKAYYRAKGMLQE from the coding sequence ATGAATTCGCAGAAAATTTTTCTCCTGATCCTGGCGCTTCTGATCTTCGCCTCCATCGTCACCGCCTTGCACACCGGCGAACGCGACCGGGACGGGGTGGCGATCAGTTGGGCGACCGACCCGAACGAGCAGCGTTACGACCAGCGGGATATTTTCTATCAGTGGCAACTGGCCAACGGCATCGTCGATGAAGCCGGCAAGCCGAAGATCAGACTGCACCTCGACACCGCCACCAACCAGAGCATGCTGATCCAACTGGTTTCCGGCGTCGGCAGCGACGTGTTCGATGTTTACGGCATCCGGACTTATCAGCCGTTCGGGGTCATGCAGCCCTTTACCGAGGAGGCGAAACGGAATGGCTTCAGCCTGGCGGACACCTATCCGGGACTGGAGGATGAGCTGATGGCCGGCGGCGAACAGTACGCCTATCCGTTCAACGTTGCCAACATCTCCTTCTGGATCAACGTCGATGCGTTTGAACGCGTCGGCATGGCGCCGCCCGGATTGGAGTGGACGCCGGAAGAATTCGAGCGCATCGGCGCCGAATTCGTCATCCGCGCCAATGCCGGCAAAAAGCGGCAGGAGGTATTTTTCACCAACGCCGCGGTACCGAACATGCAGCTCGACGTCATCGCCCGCAGCAAAGGCGTCGACCGTTATAACGAAACGCTGACGGCGGCGACGCTGACCGATCCCTGGCATGTCGCCGCGCTGGAGATGTTGAAACGCTGGACTTACGAGGATGTCTGGTCGTTCAGGGACGCCGAGGGCGAACCGCTCGATTTCGACCGGCTGGTTCCCGGTTACCGGCCGGAAATTCCGCTGCGGCTGTCACCGTCGCCGTCCGATGTCCAGAGCATGAGCTCCTCCTCCGGCTACGGCGGCAACGATCTGTCGCAGTTCTGCATCGGCAATTACGCGACGGTCTATTTCGGCCGCCATCTGCTGATCCGGCTGCGCGGGCTGCCGGAGGAGGAACGGCCCAGGCTGGCGATCGCCCAGCATCCGATGTATGAATTTCCCAACACGATCATTTATTCCCGCGCCGCCGGCCTCTACAAGGGCGGCAGGAATCAGGAAGCAGCCAAAACCTTTCTGAAATATATCGCCAGCCGCGAATACAACGAATACATCCTGCTCGGCGGCGACGGCCTGCCGTCGAATCCGGCCTATTCGCTGGCCGATCCGAATTTCGGTCATCCGGAAAGGTTTCCGAACGAAGGCGACACCACCCGGCAGAGTACGATCTGGGCCAAGGAGGTCGGTTTCATCCAACCGGTTTCCCCTTATATCAAAGGCGTGACGATCGACTGGATGAAAACCGCTTATGAAAAATACTGCAACGACCGCAGCCCGTCGGCGCTGGCGGCGCTGGCGGAAGCCGAGGAGCGCTACGCCAGGGACATTCAGACCAACATCGCCGCCAATCCGGAGTTGAAAAAGCAGTATGAGGCGGATGTCGAATTGCAGAAGCGGGTCGACGACTATAAGGCGGCCGGCAAAAAACTGCCGGCCGCCTGGATCAAAAACAGTTTTCTCAAAGCCTATTATCGAGCGAAAGGGATGTTGCAGGAATGA